The Candidatus Phaeomarinobacter ectocarpi genome includes a region encoding these proteins:
- a CDS encoding arsenate reductase ArsC — MADTYNVLFLCTGNSARSVMAESILNRAGKPKFKAFSAGSHPKGTINPGAMTLLQKLNYPTNELRSKNWDEFAADGAPELDFVFTLCDDAAGEVCPIWPGQPMTAHWGFEDPAAATGTDAEIAQKFAEIYGQIERRLEIFVSLPLASLDKLTLQKRLDDIGRDLSEAG, encoded by the coding sequence ATGGCTGATACCTACAATGTGTTGTTCCTCTGCACCGGCAATTCCGCGCGCAGTGTGATGGCAGAGAGCATTCTCAATCGTGCCGGCAAACCAAAGTTCAAGGCGTTCAGTGCGGGCAGTCATCCCAAGGGGACAATCAACCCCGGGGCAATGACGCTTCTCCAGAAACTGAACTACCCAACCAATGAGCTGCGATCCAAGAACTGGGACGAGTTCGCTGCTGATGGTGCGCCTGAACTCGATTTCGTCTTTACGCTGTGTGATGACGCGGCTGGCGAAGTGTGCCCGATCTGGCCGGGCCAGCCGATGACGGCCCATTGGGGCTTTGAAGACCCGGCAGCCGCCACTGGCACCGATGCTGAAATCGCACAGAAGTTTGCCGAGATTTACGGGCAGATTGAGCGACGGCTGGAAATCTTTGTCAGCCTGCCCCTGGCGTCGCTGGATAAACTCACTCTGCAGAAGCGCCTTGATGATATTGGTCGCGATCTGTCCGAGGCGGGCTAA
- a CDS encoding VOC family protein, which produces MSISALHHVQLAMPVGGEDAARRFYGELLGLPEVPKPAELAKRGGCWFEDGDIRIHMGVEADFRPARKAHPAFQVSDLAAIRDRMIAGGVEVKDDNALEGFSRFFVADPFGNRIEILQPL; this is translated from the coding sequence ATGAGCATCTCAGCCCTCCATCACGTCCAGCTTGCCATGCCCGTCGGTGGCGAAGACGCGGCCCGCCGGTTCTACGGCGAGCTTCTGGGCCTTCCGGAAGTTCCCAAGCCGGCCGAACTCGCAAAGAGGGGCGGTTGCTGGTTCGAGGACGGGGATATCCGCATCCATATGGGTGTGGAAGCAGACTTCCGCCCGGCCAGGAAAGCCCACCCGGCTTTTCAGGTGTCTGACCTTGCAGCCATTCGCGACCGGATGATCGCCGGTGGCGTTGAGGTCAAGGACGACAACGCCCTTGAAGGCTTCAGCCGCTTTTTCGTGGCTGACCCCTTCGGCAACCGCATCGAAATTCTGCAACCGCTCTAG
- a CDS encoding CoA-acylating methylmalonate-semialdehyde dehydrogenase, with amino-acid sequence MPTELTHFINGAKVSGASGNFYDVFNPNTGEVQALTPLASADETRAGIAAAEAAFPGWSQVNPQRRARVMFEFKRLVEANMNELAEILSNQHGKVIADSKGDIQRGIEVIEFACGIPHLQKGEFTEGAGPGIDMYSMRQPLGVCAGITPFNFPAMIPMWMFGVAIACGNTFVCKPSEKDPGVPLRLAEMMMEAGAPEGVLNVVNGGKDAVDTLLTDPRVEAISFVGASTTAEYIYATGAAHGKRVQAMGGAKNHAIILPDADLDGVVNDLIGAGYGSAGERCMAISVAVPVGDETADRLIEKLIPRVEALKVGTSTDPDADYGPVVTAEHREKIKSYIDMGVKEGAELLVDGREFSLQGYEDGFFMGGSLFDKVTPEMTSYQEEIFGPVLQIARAKTPEEAIALPSNHQYGNGVAIFTEDGNAARNFASKVNVGMVGINVPIPVPLAYHSFGGWKRSAFGDTNQHGTEGVKFWTKVKTVTARWSRGNEGASFVIPTMK; translated from the coding sequence ATGCCGACAGAGCTCACTCATTTCATCAATGGCGCCAAAGTATCCGGCGCCAGTGGCAATTTCTATGATGTGTTCAACCCGAACACCGGCGAGGTTCAGGCGCTGACACCGCTTGCGTCAGCTGATGAAACGCGCGCGGGCATCGCCGCCGCTGAAGCCGCTTTCCCCGGCTGGTCGCAGGTCAATCCGCAGCGCCGCGCCCGGGTTATGTTCGAGTTCAAACGCCTGGTTGAAGCCAATATGAATGAGCTCGCCGAGATCCTGTCCAACCAGCACGGCAAGGTCATCGCCGATAGCAAGGGCGACATTCAGCGCGGCATTGAAGTCATCGAGTTTGCCTGCGGCATTCCGCATCTGCAAAAAGGTGAGTTCACCGAAGGCGCGGGCCCCGGCATCGACATGTATTCCATGCGCCAACCGCTGGGTGTGTGCGCCGGCATCACGCCGTTCAACTTCCCTGCCATGATCCCGATGTGGATGTTTGGCGTTGCCATCGCGTGCGGCAACACATTCGTATGCAAGCCCTCAGAAAAAGATCCCGGCGTGCCGCTGCGGCTTGCGGAAATGATGATGGAAGCAGGCGCACCCGAAGGCGTGCTCAATGTGGTCAATGGCGGCAAGGACGCGGTGGATACGCTGCTGACCGACCCGCGCGTTGAAGCCATCAGCTTTGTGGGCGCGTCGACGACGGCGGAATACATCTACGCAACAGGTGCTGCCCACGGTAAGCGCGTGCAGGCGATGGGTGGTGCCAAGAACCACGCCATCATCCTGCCGGATGCCGACCTCGACGGCGTCGTGAACGATCTGATTGGTGCAGGCTACGGCTCGGCTGGCGAGCGCTGCATGGCAATTTCAGTTGCTGTGCCTGTTGGTGACGAAACAGCAGACCGCCTGATTGAAAAACTCATCCCGCGTGTTGAGGCGCTCAAGGTCGGCACCTCCACTGATCCGGATGCGGATTATGGTCCGGTGGTTACGGCGGAGCACCGCGAGAAAATCAAAAGCTATATCGATATGGGCGTCAAAGAAGGCGCCGAGCTCCTGGTTGATGGCCGCGAGTTCTCCCTGCAGGGATATGAGGACGGGTTCTTCATGGGCGGATCGCTTTTCGACAAAGTGACGCCGGAGATGACGTCCTACCAGGAAGAGATTTTTGGACCGGTGCTGCAGATCGCCCGCGCCAAGACACCGGAAGAAGCGATCGCGCTTCCCTCCAACCATCAGTACGGCAACGGGGTGGCGATCTTCACGGAAGACGGCAATGCGGCGCGCAACTTCGCGTCCAAGGTGAATGTGGGCATGGTCGGCATCAATGTGCCTATCCCTGTGCCGCTGGCCTATCACTCGTTTGGCGGCTGGAAGCGGTCCGCCTTTGGCGACACCAATCAGCACGGTACTGAAGGCGTGAAATTCTGGACTAAGGTCAAGACAGTGACTGCCCGCTGGTCACGCGGCAATGAAGGCGCCAGCTTCGTCATTCCCACGATGAAGTAG
- a CDS encoding aquaporin, with translation MSDYTMARRLAAEAAGTAILVGTVVGSGIMGVALASGNDAVALLGNTIATGAILVVLIMVFGPVSGAHFNPAVTFAFWLKRDITLAAALAYIVVQVTGGLVGTGLAHAMFELDIVQASTHVRAGPPQWLGEFLATFALLASILALLKTRPEAIPYAVGLVITAGYWWTSSTSFANPAVTIARAFTDTFAGIRPDDVGPFIAAQLIAAASAVGFFAWMYKSK, from the coding sequence ATGTCTGATTACACAATGGCCCGCCGCCTCGCAGCGGAGGCTGCAGGTACGGCCATTCTCGTGGGCACCGTTGTCGGCTCGGGCATCATGGGCGTTGCCCTGGCGTCGGGAAATGATGCCGTTGCACTTCTGGGCAATACGATTGCGACGGGCGCGATCCTGGTCGTTCTCATCATGGTTTTCGGGCCGGTGTCCGGTGCGCATTTTAATCCGGCGGTGACTTTTGCGTTCTGGCTCAAGCGTGACATCACGCTGGCGGCGGCGCTGGCATACATTGTTGTGCAGGTCACTGGCGGGCTGGTTGGTACCGGCCTTGCCCATGCCATGTTTGAGCTCGACATCGTTCAGGCGTCGACCCATGTGCGGGCAGGTCCGCCCCAATGGCTCGGAGAGTTTCTGGCCACCTTTGCGCTGCTGGCTTCCATCCTGGCGCTCCTGAAGACCCGCCCTGAGGCCATTCCCTATGCGGTGGGCCTTGTGATCACTGCGGGTTACTGGTGGACGTCTTCCACGTCCTTCGCCAATCCCGCCGTGACGATTGCCCGTGCTTTTACGGATACATTTGCGGGCATCAGACCTGACGATGTGGGACCCTTCATTGCGGCCCAGTTGATTGCCGCAGCGTCAGCGGTGGGTTTCTTCGCCTGGATGTACAAGAGCAAGTAA
- the zapE gene encoding cell division protein ZapE, whose protein sequence is MAKPSTTIDAYRALVASGAIEHDPAQEAAADQLQMLHDALKGYQPGKKRGLFGLGGMVEAPRGLYIFGGVGRGKSMLMDMFFAHAPVKQKQRIHFHDFMQDVHGRVHEWRQREKQGKVSKSAGGDPIPSVVDAIMKQTTLLCFDEFQVTDITDAMILGRLFTALFERGLVVVATSNRDPGTLYENGLNRQLFVPFIDLLRQQMDVMELVAAADYRLKHLAGAPVYHTPLNGASSQAMDDAWGRLTAGVKPAPCMVEVKGRKVTVPRAAMGIARFHFDDLCRRPLGPADYLKIARSFHTVLVDEIPKMGPQSRNEAKRFVTLIDALYENKTKLVCSAASEPEELYPAGDGAFEFERTASRLFEMQSEAYMAVGHAV, encoded by the coding sequence ATGGCCAAACCTTCAACCACCATTGATGCCTATCGTGCGCTGGTCGCTTCCGGGGCGATTGAGCATGATCCGGCGCAGGAAGCAGCGGCAGATCAACTGCAGATGCTGCATGACGCGCTCAAGGGCTATCAGCCCGGCAAGAAGCGCGGCCTGTTCGGGCTGGGCGGTATGGTCGAGGCGCCACGCGGCCTTTACATCTTTGGCGGTGTGGGGCGCGGCAAGTCCATGCTGATGGACATGTTCTTTGCCCATGCTCCAGTGAAGCAGAAGCAGCGTATTCACTTTCACGACTTCATGCAGGACGTGCATGGTCGCGTGCATGAATGGCGACAGCGCGAGAAGCAGGGCAAAGTTTCCAAGAGCGCGGGCGGTGATCCCATCCCCTCTGTCGTCGATGCCATCATGAAGCAGACAACGCTTTTGTGCTTTGACGAGTTTCAGGTAACAGACATCACGGACGCCATGATCCTTGGTCGTTTGTTCACCGCTTTGTTTGAGCGCGGTCTTGTGGTCGTGGCGACATCCAACCGGGATCCGGGCACGCTGTATGAGAATGGCCTCAACCGTCAGCTCTTCGTGCCGTTCATTGATTTGTTGCGCCAGCAGATGGACGTGATGGAGCTGGTCGCGGCAGCTGACTATCGCCTGAAGCATCTGGCCGGTGCGCCGGTCTATCATACGCCGCTCAATGGTGCGTCCTCACAGGCCATGGATGATGCCTGGGGCCGGCTGACGGCCGGTGTCAAACCGGCGCCGTGCATGGTGGAGGTCAAGGGGCGCAAGGTTACGGTGCCACGCGCCGCCATGGGCATTGCGCGCTTTCACTTTGATGATCTGTGTCGCCGCCCGTTGGGTCCTGCGGACTACCTTAAGATTGCCCGTAGCTTTCATACGGTGCTGGTCGACGAGATTCCAAAGATGGGGCCGCAGTCGCGCAATGAAGCCAAGCGCTTCGTGACGCTGATTGATGCGCTGTATGAGAACAAGACTAAGCTTGTCTGTTCAGCCGCAAGTGAGCCCGAGGAGCTTTATCCTGCCGGCGATGGCGCGTTTGAATTTGAACGGACAGCGTCACGACTGTTTGAGATGCAAAGCGAAGCGTATATGGCCGTGGGGCACGCAGTCTGA
- a CDS encoding VOC family protein, which produces MLDHVGIAVSDYDASIRFYSAALRPLGYRLVLDYRDEGPYAGFSDDLHTTDAQGADFWLYGNRVVQPDLHLCFRAQDREAVDAFHAAALSAGGSDNGTPGLRPDYHASYYAAFVHDLDGHNIEAVCHAPA; this is translated from the coding sequence ATGCTCGATCATGTGGGCATCGCCGTTTCCGACTACGACGCTTCGATCCGGTTCTATTCGGCCGCCCTCAGGCCGCTAGGATATCGGCTTGTGTTGGACTACCGCGACGAAGGCCCCTATGCGGGCTTCAGCGATGACTTGCATACGACAGATGCTCAGGGGGCTGATTTCTGGCTATACGGCAATCGCGTGGTCCAGCCTGACCTGCATTTGTGTTTCAGGGCGCAGGACCGCGAGGCGGTCGACGCCTTCCATGCGGCAGCGCTTTCCGCAGGCGGCAGTGACAATGGAACGCCGGGTCTGAGGCCCGACTACCATGCAAGCTACTACGCGGCATTCGTCCACGATCTTGATGGCCACAACATTGAGGCGGTCTGCCATGCGCCCGCATAG
- a CDS encoding arylamine N-acetyltransferase family protein, translated as MSAEFDLDAYLGRIGYTGVRAPTLDVLKAIHYAQALKVPFENLTVLAKSPPKLDAASLHSKIIDGGQGGYCFEVNALLASALDALGFEVTRLMGRVRWKTPEDVATGRTHMLLHVALPEGPYLADAGFGGITMTGPIPFKTDAVLETPHEPRRLLSVGGAVDTYELQAKLGDTWAPVYQFSMEAQAAADYELSNWYTATHPSSIFVQFLIAARPEADRRVTLFNTELTIRGRDGVAQVTQLTTVDEIAAALAEHFDLHLSAAERDAILAPHLDGWRALSAN; from the coding sequence ATGTCCGCTGAATTTGATCTTGATGCCTATCTTGGCCGTATCGGCTACACGGGCGTGCGTGCACCCACGCTGGATGTGCTCAAGGCCATCCACTATGCGCAGGCGCTCAAGGTGCCTTTTGAAAATTTGACGGTGCTGGCCAAGTCTCCCCCGAAACTTGATGCTGCCTCCCTGCACAGCAAGATTATTGATGGTGGGCAAGGCGGGTACTGTTTCGAGGTGAATGCGCTTCTTGCATCCGCGCTTGATGCGTTGGGCTTTGAAGTGACGCGTCTTATGGGGCGCGTGCGGTGGAAAACGCCTGAGGACGTGGCGACCGGGCGAACGCATATGCTGCTGCATGTGGCGTTGCCGGAAGGGCCGTATCTGGCGGATGCCGGGTTCGGCGGCATTACCATGACGGGACCTATTCCTTTCAAAACTGACGCTGTCCTTGAAACACCTCACGAGCCTCGTCGGCTTTTGTCGGTCGGCGGCGCGGTGGACACATATGAGTTGCAGGCAAAGCTTGGGGACACATGGGCACCGGTCTATCAGTTCTCGATGGAAGCTCAGGCGGCTGCCGATTATGAATTGTCGAACTGGTACACCGCGACGCATCCAAGTTCGATTTTCGTGCAATTTCTGATTGCCGCGCGTCCTGAAGCTGACCGGCGTGTAACGCTGTTCAACACCGAACTGACGATCCGTGGGCGTGACGGCGTGGCACAGGTTACCCAGCTCACCACGGTTGATGAGATTGCAGCAGCGCTTGCGGAGCACTTTGATCTGCATCTGTCAGCTGCAGAGCGCGACGCCATTCTCGCGCCCCATCTCGACGGGTGGCGGGCTCTCAGTGCAAACTGA
- a CDS encoding ArsI/CadI family heavy metal resistance metalloenzyme translates to MNRLHVSVTVPNIEDAKTFYAAMFGADPTVVRPGYAKWMLDDPRVNFVANEGSKAEGVDHLGIQTEDEAGLHTLYERFEAASDDVREEGKTECCFAKSEKSWVTDPAGLGWEAFLTSEITDTFGDGPVAQDDVISTSREGEKTDVPTSQDAAPVETYIPTPIVGKSAGCC, encoded by the coding sequence ATGAACCGCTTACATGTATCCGTCACTGTTCCCAACATTGAAGACGCCAAGACGTTTTACGCAGCCATGTTCGGCGCGGACCCGACCGTCGTGCGGCCGGGCTATGCCAAGTGGATGCTGGACGATCCCCGCGTGAACTTCGTCGCCAATGAAGGCAGCAAGGCGGAAGGTGTCGATCATCTGGGCATCCAGACGGAAGATGAAGCGGGACTGCACACCCTCTATGAGCGCTTCGAGGCGGCATCTGATGATGTGCGCGAGGAAGGCAAGACCGAGTGCTGCTTTGCCAAATCTGAAAAGAGCTGGGTCACGGATCCGGCGGGGCTGGGCTGGGAAGCCTTTCTCACCAGTGAGATCACCGACACGTTCGGTGATGGGCCGGTTGCTCAGGACGATGTCATCAGCACGTCACGTGAGGGTGAAAAAACCGACGTCCCAACGTCGCAGGACGCAGCACCCGTTGAGACCTACATCCCAACGCCAATTGTGGGCAAGAGCGCCGGTTGCTGCTGA
- a CDS encoding ArsR/SmtB family transcription factor, whose amino-acid sequence MKTNDAVDIFAALAQDTRLDVFRLLVKAHDPDPSKGGLPAGEIASRMGVAPATLSFHLKELARAGLLVSRKDGRSIIYRVQFEKVAAIANFLLEDCCEGRCGVCVSTSTPQAEAQAQTQTA is encoded by the coding sequence ATGAAAACGAATGATGCAGTTGATATCTTCGCCGCCCTTGCTCAGGACACACGTCTGGACGTGTTTCGGTTGCTGGTGAAGGCGCATGATCCTGACCCCTCCAAGGGTGGTCTTCCTGCGGGCGAGATTGCGTCCCGTATGGGGGTCGCGCCGGCCACGCTGTCCTTTCATCTCAAGGAACTGGCACGGGCAGGGCTTCTGGTGAGCCGCAAGGACGGACGCTCCATCATTTACCGGGTCCAGTTCGAGAAGGTCGCGGCGATTGCGAACTTCCTGCTGGAGGATTGCTGTGAAGGGCGCTGCGGTGTCTGCGTCAGTACATCCACACCCCAGGCCGAGGCCCAAGCCCAGACCCAAACTGCGTAA
- a CDS encoding autotransporter domain-containing protein, with product MNRSIRCVSATLAATLLWLPGPALAINIRDDVAANVGGIGNYGDFTNSFPNVGNLMGADGNNFCTGTLLNERTVITAAHCFYENDKSITPGLDTARVSFDAVSVYADRWSEFASITLHPQYGHENNVADMQDVAIITLATPVTTIPFAEIATQTPVPGTQITLVGYGTSGTGSNGSSNIDNIRRIATNTLDIVDDIDLDTGGPTNFTSEGDTALIFDFDDPLTPGDSQTGLSTALALEGASGGGDSGGALWAMVDGRLMIIGLNNSSINLVDEARDGGYGELIVFTTVAPLTQWIDENNPLIEISAVAGNGDWFDAARWQDNLIPNNSDTAFRVGDPSTFFNVILDQQGATILNADATIDRLTLASPQARLQVRPGNELKTVLGTNIDAGRLTLNGTLQSSALTLAGGILSGAGIVAAEVTTNAGGRIAPGNSIGTLTIDGNFVQTANGVLAIEIDRTSADKLEVNGTAALDGALGVRLVPGGAIPLSDTDYVIVTAAGGITGGFSQVRDGLPGTLRVSNVQVNANDVRLSIGAQSFAETSSSAAGRSIGAALDSLRGTGNSTVDAVLSQLAVLDTPARELLFATLAPSQSLSQSASGFSYAATLASQLGIRTAALRNGTRGVTVAQLRLAGAQLASSNATGDALRSAAQRARAAEEEARAFPHAPTFSLPDDIGVFIAGDVSFGDTDVLGGTQDFTTSGLTAGIDYRVTPDLAIGVAASVSATSSDMSFGGATEQRAYGGSVYGTWRSAPDAPVFDGDMYVDAYAGAATTSSDTSRIARIGATQINAQSDTSGTTISAGVRAGHVTRIGQTSIGPVLALDYAHIHTDAYSERGAGAFGLNVAESNEASITSTLGIQAAHELSVLGWDVAPYTSAGWVHEFEHDAPVATASFAGAAGTSFQTTGLARDKDWVRAGGGVAVRAGSATLINAGINTDLGRSGVNRTQVSLTMRSAF from the coding sequence ATGAACCGGTCTATTCGCTGCGTGAGCGCCACGCTGGCTGCGACATTGCTTTGGCTGCCTGGCCCTGCGCTGGCGATCAATATCCGCGATGACGTTGCAGCGAATGTTGGGGGGATAGGCAACTACGGCGATTTCACAAACAGCTTCCCAAATGTCGGCAACCTGATGGGCGCCGACGGCAACAATTTTTGCACCGGCACGCTGCTCAACGAGCGGACTGTTATCACAGCCGCCCATTGCTTCTATGAGAACGACAAGAGCATCACGCCGGGCCTCGATACTGCCCGCGTCAGTTTCGACGCAGTCTCAGTCTATGCCGACAGATGGTCTGAGTTCGCATCGATCACTTTGCATCCGCAGTATGGCCATGAGAACAATGTGGCGGACATGCAGGACGTGGCGATCATTACGCTGGCAACCCCCGTCACAACCATACCCTTTGCTGAGATAGCGACGCAGACACCGGTACCGGGTACCCAGATCACTCTTGTTGGCTACGGCACGTCAGGCACTGGCTCTAACGGCAGCAGCAACATCGACAACATCCGTCGCATCGCCACCAACACCCTGGACATAGTGGATGACATTGATCTCGACACCGGGGGCCCGACCAATTTTACGTCTGAAGGGGATACAGCGCTCATCTTTGACTTTGATGACCCGTTGACGCCCGGCGACAGTCAGACCGGACTCAGCACAGCACTGGCCCTTGAGGGCGCATCCGGCGGTGGCGACTCAGGAGGAGCCCTATGGGCCATGGTCGACGGTAGACTTATGATCATCGGCCTCAACAACTCGAGCATCAATTTGGTGGATGAGGCCCGCGACGGTGGCTACGGCGAGCTGATTGTTTTCACGACCGTAGCGCCCCTGACCCAATGGATAGACGAGAACAACCCGCTCATTGAGATTTCTGCCGTAGCAGGCAATGGCGACTGGTTCGATGCGGCCAGATGGCAGGACAACCTGATCCCGAACAACAGCGATACCGCCTTTCGTGTCGGCGATCCGTCCACCTTCTTCAACGTGATCCTGGACCAGCAGGGCGCAACAATCCTGAATGCGGATGCCACGATTGACCGTCTGACTCTTGCAAGTCCCCAGGCCAGACTACAGGTAAGGCCCGGCAACGAGTTGAAAACAGTCCTTGGCACGAACATCGACGCGGGTCGGCTGACACTGAACGGCACACTGCAATCGTCCGCACTGACACTGGCAGGCGGCATACTTTCAGGGGCGGGTATCGTGGCTGCCGAGGTGACAACAAACGCAGGCGGTCGGATTGCCCCCGGCAATTCCATCGGCACCCTGACGATCGACGGCAACTTCGTGCAGACGGCAAACGGTGTACTCGCCATCGAGATCGACCGCACGAGCGCCGACAAGCTTGAGGTCAACGGGACAGCCGCGCTCGATGGTGCTCTTGGCGTTCGGCTGGTGCCAGGGGGCGCCATCCCGCTTTCAGACACGGACTACGTGATTGTCACCGCGGCAGGAGGCATCACCGGCGGATTCTCCCAGGTGCGCGACGGACTTCCCGGCACACTGCGCGTCAGCAACGTGCAGGTAAACGCCAATGACGTGCGCCTCAGCATTGGCGCGCAAAGCTTTGCGGAAACGTCAAGCAGCGCCGCGGGCCGCAGCATAGGCGCGGCACTGGATTCTCTGCGCGGCACCGGGAACTCAACAGTGGACGCGGTGCTGTCGCAGCTCGCCGTACTCGACACCCCGGCCCGCGAGTTGTTGTTCGCGACGCTGGCGCCCTCTCAGAGCTTGTCGCAAAGCGCCAGTGGGTTTTCGTATGCAGCGACGCTTGCCAGTCAGCTTGGCATCCGAACTGCTGCGCTGCGCAACGGAACGCGCGGTGTTACCGTGGCCCAGCTTCGGCTGGCTGGCGCACAGCTCGCAAGTTCTAATGCAACCGGTGATGCTTTGAGGAGCGCGGCACAACGCGCCCGCGCCGCTGAGGAAGAAGCCAGAGCTTTCCCTCACGCACCGACCTTCTCGCTGCCCGATGACATTGGTGTCTTCATCGCCGGCGACGTCAGTTTCGGCGATACCGATGTTCTCGGCGGCACTCAGGACTTTACCACCAGCGGGCTCACAGCAGGCATCGACTACCGGGTCACGCCAGACCTCGCCATCGGGGTCGCCGCCAGTGTGTCAGCCACCAGCAGCGACATGTCGTTTGGTGGTGCCACGGAACAGCGGGCCTATGGCGGCAGCGTCTACGGCACATGGCGGTCAGCGCCAGATGCCCCTGTTTTTGACGGTGACATGTATGTAGACGCCTATGCAGGCGCTGCGACGACGTCGTCTGACACGTCTCGCATCGCGCGCATCGGCGCCACACAGATCAATGCGCAAAGCGACACATCCGGCACAACCATCTCCGCCGGTGTGCGCGCCGGGCACGTCACCCGCATCGGCCAGACGAGCATTGGCCCAGTCCTCGCGCTCGACTACGCCCACATCCATACAGACGCCTATAGCGAGCGTGGTGCCGGAGCCTTCGGCCTGAATGTCGCGGAGAGCAACGAGGCGTCAATCACTTCCACCCTGGGCATTCAGGCAGCGCACGAACTCTCCGTCCTGGGATGGGATGTTGCGCCCTATACAAGCGCTGGCTGGGTGCATGAATTTGAACACGACGCGCCGGTGGCGACCGCCAGCTTCGCGGGCGCGGCGGGTACAAGCTTCCAGACCACCGGTCTTGCACGAGACAAGGACTGGGTCCGGGCCGGCGGCGGTGTTGCCGTTCGTGCCGGATCGGCCACGTTGATCAATGCTGGTATAAACACCGACTTGGGGCGCAGCGGCGTCAATCGGACACAGGTAAGCCTGACCATGCGGTCCGCATTCTAG
- a CDS encoding enoyl-CoA hydratase-related protein: protein MELKSTRYDVADGIATITLYRPDRMNAWTGRMHTEYRYSLEQAEADASVRVVIVTGEGRAFCAGADMQALEGHAAKGGYDSGTRDDIPKPGFGVRPEFDQNFAYHFGLTKPVIAAMNGAAAGVGLVLACFADIRFAVPGAKLTTAHGRFNMPAEYGLSWLLPRIVGLARANDLLMSSRVFLTDEAYDMGLINRLVPHEDLMTEVTAYARTLADGVAPHSLAATKRQIYVDQHRDVGSSVAEADKLLDEMVAERDYKEAVRAWMGKRKADWTWPNK, encoded by the coding sequence ATGGAACTCAAATCAACGCGCTACGACGTCGCTGATGGCATCGCGACAATCACCCTCTATCGACCCGACCGCATGAATGCGTGGACCGGACGGATGCATACGGAATACCGCTACTCGCTTGAGCAGGCGGAAGCAGATGCGTCCGTGCGGGTGGTTATCGTCACCGGCGAGGGGCGCGCCTTTTGTGCCGGGGCCGACATGCAGGCCCTGGAAGGTCATGCGGCGAAGGGCGGCTATGATTCAGGCACGCGCGATGACATTCCCAAGCCGGGCTTTGGCGTGCGGCCTGAGTTCGACCAGAATTTTGCGTATCACTTCGGGCTCACCAAGCCGGTGATCGCGGCCATGAACGGAGCGGCTGCGGGCGTAGGGCTTGTGCTCGCGTGTTTTGCAGATATTCGTTTTGCGGTGCCGGGTGCCAAGCTCACAACAGCGCATGGGCGCTTCAACATGCCTGCCGAGTATGGCCTCTCATGGCTGCTGCCGCGCATTGTCGGCCTTGCCCGTGCAAATGATCTGTTGATGTCCAGTCGGGTTTTTCTGACGGACGAGGCCTATGATATGGGGCTCATCAACCGGCTTGTGCCCCATGAAGACCTGATGACCGAAGTCACGGCTTATGCCCGCACGCTGGCGGACGGTGTTGCCCCCCATTCTCTGGCGGCAACAAAACGACAGATCTATGTGGATCAGCATCGCGATGTGGGGTCTTCAGTCGCCGAAGCGGACAAGCTGCTGGACGAAATGGTGGCTGAACGTGACTACAAGGAAGCTGTGCGCGCCTGGATGGGCAAGCGCAAGGCTGACTGGACATGGCCGAACAAGTAG